ACGACCATCGAGGCGACCACCTCGGTGCCCTGCAGATTGGAGATGTCGTAGCACTCGATCCGCAGCGGCACGGTCGGCAGGTCGAGGGCCCGTTGGATCTCCTCCAGGGCCTGGTTGCGGGCGGTCAGGTCGCTGGCGCGCCGGGTCTTGTGGAGCGCGAGCGACTGGGCCGCGTTCGCCTCGACGGTCTCCTGGAGGGTGCGCTTGTCCCCGCGCTGCGGCACCCGGACGGTCACGCGGGACCCGCGGGACTCCGAGAGCAGCTCCTCGAACACGGCAGCGTCGGGCGGGAGGACGGGCACCAGGATCTCGCGCGGCACGGCGTCACCCTCCTCGCCGGCGTACAGCTGGAGCAGGAACTCCTGGACCAGCCCGGCCGTGTCCAGGTCAGCGACCCGGTCCGCGACCCACCCGCGCTGGCCGCGGATCCGGCCCGCCCGCACGTGGAAGATCTGGACGGCGACCTCGAGCGGATCCTCCACCAGGGCGATCACGTCGGCGTCGGTGCCGTCGCCGAAGACGACAGCCTGACGCTCCAGCGCCTTGTTGAGCGCGCCGAGGTCGTCGCGCAGCCGTGCGGCCTTCTCGTACTCCTGGGCCTCGGACGCGGCGTACATCTCACGCTCGACCCGCTTCACGAACGCGTCGGTGCGCCCGCCGAGGAAGTCGCAGAAGTCCTCGGCGATCTCGCGGTGCTCGAGCTGGTCCACCCGGCCGACGCAGGGCGCCGAGCACTTGTCGATGTAACCGAGGAGGCAGGGCCGACCGATCTGCGCCGATCGCCGGAAGACGCCGTTGCTGCACGAACGCATCGGGAAGACCCGCAGCAGCTGGTCGACGGTGTCGCGGATCGCCCACGCGTGCGAGTACGGCCCGAAGTACTTCACGCCCTTCTTCTTGGCGCCGCGTCCGACCATGACGCGCGGGTAGTCCTCGTTGAGCGTCACCGCCAGCCACGGGTAGGACTTGTCGTCGCGGTACTTCACGTTG
The DNA window shown above is from Marmoricola sp. OAE513 and carries:
- the uvrC gene encoding excinuclease ABC subunit UvrC, which codes for MADPSTYRPKPGSIPTQPGVYRFRDKDGRVIYVGKAKSLRPRLSSYFADVASLHQRTATMVTTAASVEWTVVETEVEALQLEYSWIKEFDPRFNVKYRDDKSYPWLAVTLNEDYPRVMVGRGAKKKGVKYFGPYSHAWAIRDTVDQLLRVFPMRSCSNGVFRRSAQIGRPCLLGYIDKCSAPCVGRVDQLEHREIAEDFCDFLGGRTDAFVKRVEREMYAASEAQEYEKAARLRDDLGALNKALERQAVVFGDGTDADVIALVEDPLEVAVQIFHVRAGRIRGQRGWVADRVADLDTAGLVQEFLLQLYAGEEGDAVPREILVPVLPPDAAVFEELLSESRGSRVTVRVPQRGDKRTLQETVEANAAQSLALHKTRRASDLTARNQALEEIQRALDLPTVPLRIECYDISNLQGTEVVASMVVFEDGLARKSEYRRFVIKGVDGQNDVASMHEVITRRFRRLLDERIETPDLANGEVDPDAGPLLIDPDTGKAKKFAYVPGLVVVDGGPPQVAAAQRALDELGIDDIPVCGLAKRLEEVWLPSDPDPVIMARSSEGLYLLQRIRDEAHRFAIAHHRSRRSKTMVESLLDDVPGLGEVRRKSLIKHFGSLKKLRAASAEEIAQVPGIGPATAGQIVAAVAQDAAVGKTVSVNTATGEIQEG